One Mesorhizobium sp. L-2-11 genomic region harbors:
- a CDS encoding MFS transporter, with protein MAEIAVQRAPERGIWGWMLFDWAAQPFFTVITTFIFGPYFVSRMASDPETGQAAWGYGIAAAGLAIAVLSPILGSIADQTGPRKPWIALFAAVKITSLCLLWFAAPGSNLFLVVLFFSLASVAAEFSTVFNDSMMPRLVPKGEIGRISNMAWGLGYLGGMIALIFVVAFMAGSPETGKTIIGLDPLFGLDPKLGEDARATGPLSAAWYLLFILPMFFFTPDAVKGLPLGPAVREGLSELKSTLGEIRQRSGIFRFLVARMIYQDGVNALLALGGAFAAAMFHWSITEIGLFGIILNVVAIVGCLVAARLDLALGSKAIVMIALVLLSLATIGIVSTGPGYTLFGAWMMPGADSGGLFGTPAEKAYIFFGLLIGLAFGPVQASSRSYMARSVTAAESGRYFGIYALAGRATSFAAPFMVATITLASGSSRLGMAAIVLFLGVGLAILIRTPYPADNPPAE; from the coding sequence ATGGCCGAAATAGCAGTGCAGCGAGCGCCGGAACGCGGCATCTGGGGATGGATGCTGTTCGACTGGGCGGCGCAGCCGTTCTTCACCGTCATCACCACCTTCATCTTCGGTCCCTACTTCGTCTCGCGCATGGCGAGCGATCCGGAAACGGGCCAGGCGGCCTGGGGTTACGGCATCGCCGCGGCGGGTCTGGCCATCGCCGTTCTGTCGCCGATCCTCGGCTCGATCGCCGACCAGACCGGCCCGCGAAAACCGTGGATCGCACTCTTCGCCGCGGTCAAGATCACCAGTCTTTGCCTGCTATGGTTCGCTGCTCCCGGTTCGAACCTTTTCCTGGTCGTGCTGTTCTTCTCGCTGGCTTCGGTCGCGGCGGAATTCTCGACCGTTTTCAATGATTCGATGATGCCGCGTCTGGTGCCGAAGGGCGAAATCGGCCGAATCTCGAACATGGCCTGGGGGCTCGGCTATCTCGGCGGCATGATCGCGCTGATCTTTGTTGTCGCCTTCATGGCGGGTTCGCCGGAGACCGGCAAGACGATCATCGGCCTCGACCCGCTCTTCGGGCTCGATCCGAAGCTCGGCGAGGACGCGCGCGCCACCGGACCACTGTCGGCGGCCTGGTATTTGCTCTTCATCCTGCCAATGTTCTTTTTCACACCAGACGCGGTGAAGGGCCTTCCGCTTGGACCGGCGGTGCGCGAGGGACTGTCGGAGCTGAAATCGACGCTGGGCGAAATACGCCAGCGCAGCGGCATTTTCCGCTTTCTCGTCGCCCGCATGATCTATCAGGACGGCGTCAACGCGTTGCTCGCGCTGGGCGGTGCCTTTGCGGCGGCGATGTTCCACTGGTCGATCACCGAGATCGGCCTGTTCGGCATCATCCTCAACGTGGTCGCCATCGTCGGCTGCCTGGTGGCCGCACGCCTCGACTTGGCGCTCGGCTCCAAGGCCATAGTGATGATTGCGCTTGTCCTGCTCAGCCTCGCCACGATCGGCATCGTCTCGACCGGGCCGGGCTACACGCTGTTCGGTGCCTGGATGATGCCCGGAGCCGATAGCGGCGGGTTGTTCGGTACGCCGGCGGAAAAAGCCTACATCTTCTTTGGCCTGCTGATCGGGCTTGCCTTCGGGCCGGTGCAGGCATCGTCGCGCTCCTACATGGCGCGCAGCGTCACCGCGGCCGAATCGGGCCGCTATTTCGGCATCTATGCGCTGGCCGGACGGGCGACCAGTTTTGCTGCGCCATTCATGGTGGCCACGATCACCCTGGCCAGCGGCTCGTCGCGGCTAGGCATGGCTGCAATCGTGCTGTTCCTCGGCGTCGGCCTGGCGATCCTGATCCGCACGCCATATCCGGCAGATAATCCGCCGGCGGAGTAG
- a CDS encoding NAD-glutamate dehydrogenase — translation MAGLKSASQLKKISAARGSEKPGRLADYLLARAPAEDVAAYEVTALERAADLAGRAVARHKKGDCLVAIEVDSGVVRQGRPMTVITVVNDNMPFLFDSVLGEITESAGEPLLVTHPVIVVRHGKSGVEEILGDGGFAKGDHSHERLSVIHVHIARLSADQAEALAERLKKILGQVRAAVTDWKPMLARLDQAISEFRYSPVPLDKAHVAEAIAFLEWLRDDNFTFLGMREFKYTGGEKSGTLERTEKPGLGILSDPDVLVLRRGTEAVSTTPEIRAFLHGPEPLIVTKANAKSTVHRRIYLDYIGIKTYTAKGVLAGELRIVGLFTSTAYTRSVMKIPYLRSKAEIIIAKSGFNPEDHSGKALINVLESYPRDELFQVPVPILRKHAEAILGLIERPRVRALVRADQFDRFVSILVFVPRDRYDSVVREKIGTYLKTVFQGRLSAYYPAFPEGGLARVHFIIGRSGGKTPKVDQTTIEAAIRAIVRTWDDILRETAEETGADAALTTIASRFSGSYRDSFSPAEALADAGRIARISAANPIAIDYYRHANQEPHQAALKIYHHGSPVALSRRVPVLENIGFRVISERTFEVGDEASGMINSDQPGMVFIHDMELENSYGKPIDLGDRGALFEDAFLSVWRGDIDNDGYNGLAQTAGLWSSEVTILRAYGRYLQQAGIPQSQDFIAAALNRYPEIARGLHELFVARLGPTAQTEGAVAARHLKAKIRDALEEVPNIDDDTIIRRYLNLIEASLRTNHFVPDLKEKGQSLAIKLDSQAVEGLPAPRPWREIFVYGSEVEGVHLRFGPVARGGLRWSDRAQDYRTEVLGLVKAQQVKNAVIVPVGAKGGFYPKKLPMGAGRDAIFEAGASAYKNYVSSLLSITDNIGLDGVIPPAGVVRRDLDDPYFVVAADKGTATFSDTANAISEKHGFWLDDAFASGGSAGYDHKKMGITAKGAWEAVKRHFREMNRDIQTAPFTVVGVGDMSGDVFGNGMLLSEQTRLIAAFDHRDIFIDPNPDLAASMAERRRMFALARSSWQDYDKTKLSEGGIIVSRSQKSITLPPAAAAAIGLGKTTASPVEIMSAILKAPVDLLWFGGIGTYIRASSETNQDAGDRANDAIRVTALEVRAKVIGEGANLGATQRARIEFGLNGGRCNSDAIDNSGGVNCSDVEVNIKIALASAMRKGALTRPARNKLLAEMTDEVSALVLSNNYQQTLALSLARKRGLADIAHQSRFMAALEARGLLDRNVEALPSPAALAEREARGEPLTRAELGVLLAYAKIVLFSDIVASDVPDDPHFDRDLMGYFPDRMAKKFAAEIHGHRLRREIIARVVANDLVNRGGPPFVNRLQEATGRSAADIVRTFALVRDGFGLPALYRQIDALDNQIDGQVQLDLYQAVSRLIYVASGWYLKNDTSTAPLGQRIAELQNARKALEPKLTSLLPAFSRERIEERRHGLAKGGAPEQLAEHLALTDVAGVVPDIALTARTANADIVAAAKAFFAVSDAFRIPRVEDAARSIAPSDYYDQLALSRATDTIGAARRGIAVAALTGHAEAADPVAAWLEAGGERVGRIRERLQALTEGGDITVSRLSVASGLISDLTAL, via the coding sequence TTCCGGTGTCGTGCGCCAGGGCAGGCCAATGACGGTGATCACTGTCGTCAACGACAACATGCCGTTCCTATTCGATTCCGTCCTCGGCGAGATCACCGAGAGCGCCGGCGAACCGCTGCTGGTCACCCACCCGGTCATCGTCGTCAGGCACGGCAAGAGCGGCGTCGAAGAAATCCTCGGCGATGGTGGCTTTGCCAAGGGCGATCACAGTCATGAGCGGCTGAGCGTCATCCACGTCCATATCGCCCGACTTTCGGCCGATCAGGCCGAGGCATTGGCCGAGCGGCTGAAGAAAATATTAGGCCAGGTGCGCGCCGCTGTCACCGACTGGAAGCCGATGCTGGCCCGCCTCGACCAGGCAATCTCCGAGTTCCGCTACTCTCCGGTGCCTCTCGACAAGGCCCACGTCGCCGAGGCGATCGCCTTCCTCGAATGGCTGCGCGACGACAACTTCACCTTCCTCGGCATGCGCGAGTTCAAATATACCGGCGGCGAGAAAAGCGGCACCTTGGAGCGCACCGAAAAGCCCGGCCTCGGCATCCTCTCCGATCCGGACGTGCTGGTGCTGCGGCGCGGCACCGAAGCGGTGTCGACGACGCCGGAAATTCGCGCCTTCCTGCACGGGCCGGAGCCGCTGATCGTCACCAAGGCCAACGCCAAGTCGACCGTGCATCGCCGCATCTATCTCGATTACATCGGCATCAAGACCTACACCGCCAAGGGCGTGCTTGCCGGCGAGTTGCGCATCGTCGGTCTATTCACCTCGACTGCCTACACGCGCTCGGTGATGAAGATCCCTTATCTCAGGTCGAAAGCCGAAATCATCATCGCCAAATCCGGTTTCAACCCTGAAGATCACTCCGGCAAGGCACTGATCAATGTGCTGGAGAGCTATCCGCGCGACGAGCTGTTCCAGGTTCCGGTGCCGATCCTGCGCAAGCACGCCGAAGCCATTCTGGGGCTGATCGAGCGGCCACGCGTCAGAGCGCTGGTGCGCGCCGATCAGTTCGACCGCTTCGTCTCGATCCTCGTCTTCGTGCCGCGCGACCGCTACGACAGCGTCGTACGCGAGAAGATCGGCACCTATCTGAAGACGGTGTTCCAGGGCCGGCTTTCGGCCTACTACCCCGCCTTTCCGGAAGGCGGACTGGCGCGTGTTCATTTCATCATCGGCCGTTCCGGCGGCAAGACGCCGAAGGTCGACCAGACGACGATCGAGGCGGCGATCCGCGCCATCGTGCGGACCTGGGACGACATTCTGCGCGAGACCGCCGAAGAGACTGGCGCCGACGCGGCGCTCACGACGATCGCCTCGCGCTTCTCGGGAAGCTATCGCGACAGCTTCTCGCCGGCGGAGGCGTTGGCCGATGCCGGTCGCATCGCCAGGATCAGCGCGGCCAATCCGATCGCCATCGACTACTATCGTCATGCCAACCAGGAGCCACATCAGGCGGCGCTGAAGATTTATCACCATGGCAGCCCGGTAGCCTTGTCGCGGCGGGTACCGGTGCTGGAGAACATCGGTTTCCGCGTAATCAGCGAGCGCACCTTCGAGGTCGGCGACGAGGCTTCCGGCATGATCAATAGTGATCAGCCGGGCATGGTCTTCATCCACGACATGGAGCTCGAAAACAGCTACGGCAAGCCAATCGACCTTGGCGACCGCGGCGCGCTGTTCGAGGACGCATTCCTTTCCGTCTGGCGCGGCGACATCGACAATGACGGCTATAACGGCCTTGCCCAGACCGCCGGCCTGTGGTCGAGCGAAGTCACCATCCTGCGCGCCTATGGCCGCTATCTGCAGCAGGCCGGGATCCCGCAGAGCCAGGATTTCATAGCCGCCGCGCTCAATCGCTATCCGGAGATCGCGCGTGGCCTGCATGAGCTGTTCGTCGCCCGCCTCGGACCGACGGCGCAGACGGAAGGGGCGGTCGCGGCCAGGCACCTCAAGGCAAAGATCAGAGATGCGCTGGAAGAGGTTCCCAACATCGACGACGACACCATCATCCGTCGCTATCTCAATCTGATCGAAGCGTCGCTGCGCACCAATCATTTCGTTCCCGATCTGAAGGAGAAGGGCCAGTCGCTGGCGATCAAGCTCGACTCGCAAGCGGTCGAAGGCCTGCCAGCGCCGCGGCCTTGGCGGGAGATCTTCGTCTACGGTTCCGAGGTTGAGGGCGTGCATCTGCGCTTCGGCCCGGTCGCCCGCGGTGGCCTGCGCTGGTCGGACCGCGCCCAGGACTATCGCACCGAGGTGCTCGGCCTGGTCAAGGCGCAGCAGGTCAAGAACGCGGTGATCGTGCCGGTTGGCGCCAAGGGCGGTTTCTATCCGAAGAAGCTGCCGATGGGCGCCGGCCGCGACGCCATCTTCGAAGCCGGCGCGTCCGCCTACAAGAATTACGTCTCCAGCCTGCTGTCGATCACCGACAATATCGGCCTCGACGGCGTCATTCCGCCGGCCGGCGTCGTGCGGCGCGACCTGGACGACCCCTATTTCGTCGTCGCCGCCGACAAGGGCACCGCGACCTTCTCCGACACCGCCAATGCCATCAGCGAGAAGCATGGCTTCTGGCTCGACGACGCTTTCGCCAGCGGCGGCTCGGCCGGCTACGACCACAAGAAGATGGGCATCACCGCCAAGGGTGCCTGGGAAGCTGTCAAGCGGCATTTCCGTGAAATGAACCGCGACATCCAGACTGCGCCCTTCACCGTTGTTGGCGTCGGCGACATGTCGGGCGACGTGTTCGGCAACGGCATGCTCCTGTCCGAGCAGACCCGGCTGATCGCCGCTTTCGACCATCGCGATATCTTTATCGACCCTAATCCCGACTTGGCGGCCTCGATGGCCGAGCGCCGGCGCATGTTCGCCCTCGCCCGTTCGAGCTGGCAGGACTACGACAAGACAAAACTGTCCGAAGGCGGCATCATCGTCTCGCGCAGCCAGAAATCGATCACGCTGCCGCCGGCCGCGGCCGCGGCGATCGGCCTCGGCAAGACGACCGCCTCGCCGGTCGAGATCATGAGCGCCATCCTCAAGGCGCCGGTCGACCTTTTGTGGTTCGGCGGCATCGGCACCTATATCAGGGCATCGTCGGAAACCAACCAGGACGCCGGCGATCGCGCCAATGACGCTATTCGGGTGACCGCGCTCGAAGTGCGCGCCAAGGTCATCGGCGAGGGCGCCAATCTCGGCGCGACGCAGCGGGCCCGCATCGAGTTTGGGCTGAATGGCGGGCGCTGCAATTCCGACGCCATCGACAATTCGGGCGGCGTCAACTGCTCCGACGTCGAGGTCAACATCAAGATCGCGCTGGCTTCCGCCATGCGCAAGGGTGCGCTGACCCGCCCAGCGCGCAACAAGCTTCTCGCCGAAATGACCGACGAGGTGAGCGCGCTGGTGTTGTCCAACAACTACCAGCAGACGCTGGCGCTGTCCCTTGCCCGCAAGCGTGGCCTTGCCGATATCGCCCATCAGAGCCGTTTCATGGCAGCGCTCGAGGCGCGCGGCCTGCTCGACCGCAATGTCGAAGCTCTGCCGTCGCCGGCAGCCCTTGCCGAGCGCGAGGCGCGTGGCGAGCCGCTGACCAGGGCCGAGCTCGGCGTCCTTTTGGCCTATGCCAAGATCGTGCTGTTTTCCGACATCGTCGCCAGCGACGTGCCGGACGATCCGCATTTCGACCGTGACCTGATGGGCTATTTCCCGGACCGTATGGCGAAGAAATTCGCGGCCGAAATCCATGGCCATCGCCTGCGCCGCGAAATCATCGCCCGTGTCGTCGCCAACGATCTGGTCAATCGCGGCGGCCCACCCTTCGTCAACAGGCTGCAGGAAGCGACCGGCCGCAGCGCCGCCGACATTGTCCGGACCTTCGCTTTGGTGCGCGACGGCTTTGGCTTGCCGGCGCTCTATCGCCAGATCGACGCGCTCGACAACCAGATCGACGGTCAGGTGCAGCTCGACCTTTATCAGGCGGTTAGCCGCCTCATCTATGTCGCCAGCGGCTGGTATCTCAAGAACGATACCAGCACCGCTCCGCTCGGCCAACGGATCGCCGAATTGCAGAACGCCCGCAAGGCACTGGAGCCGAAGCTCACTTCGCTGCTGCCGGCCTTCTCGCGCGAGCGGATAGAGGAGCGGCGGCATGGTCTGGCCAAGGGCGGTGCGCCCGAACAGCTGGCAGAACATCTGGCGCTGACCGATGTGGCCGGCGTCGTGCCTGACATCGCATTGACGGCCCGAACGGCGAATGCCGACATCGTCGCCGCCGCGAAGGCGTTTTTCGCGGTCAGCGATGCCTTCCGCATTCCGCGCGTCGAGGATGCGGCGCGCTCGATCGCGCCGTCCGACTACTACGACCAATTGGCGCTTTCCCGCGCCACCGACACGATCGGCGCAGCCAGGCGCGGCATCGCCGTGGCGGCGCTCACCGGCCATGCCGAGGCGGCGGACCCGGTGGCGGCATGGCTGGAGGCCGGCGGCGAGAGAGTCGGGCGCATCCGCGAGCGGCTGCAGGCGCTGACCGAGGGCGGCGACATCACCGTGTCGCGGCTGTCGGTGGCATCGGGGCTGATCAGCGACCTGACAGCGCTGTGA